Proteins found in one Candidatus Polarisedimenticolia bacterium genomic segment:
- the ald gene encoding alanine dehydrogenase produces the protein MILGVPREIKDNEYRVSMVPAGVKSLADAGHRVLIEAGAGKGSGVSDEEYRVAGGTLVDSADRVFGEAEMIVKVKEPQPAEIARLRRGQILFTYLHLAPDPQQTNGLLEAGVTGIAYETIEEPDGSLPLLTPMSEVAGRMSIQVGTHYLQRTRGGVGILLGGVPGVLPGQVVIIGGGTVGTNAAKLALGLGARVTVLERSAARMRYLDDIFGGRVETLMSNAYYLAESVARADLLVGAVLIAGAAAPKLVRRSMVSTMKKGSVIVDVAVDQGGCIETTHATTHSHPTFEVDGVVHYCVANMPGAVPRTSTYALTNVTMPYIYRIAQAGLKEALRQDRVLALGLNTFDGKVVHPAVAASQNLPHVPMEKVLA, from the coding sequence ATGATCCTCGGCGTGCCGAGAGAGATCAAGGACAACGAATACCGCGTGAGCATGGTGCCGGCCGGCGTGAAGAGCCTGGCCGACGCCGGCCACCGCGTCCTGATCGAAGCGGGCGCGGGCAAGGGGAGCGGCGTCTCCGACGAGGAATACCGCGTCGCCGGAGGGACTCTGGTCGACTCCGCCGATCGGGTGTTCGGCGAGGCGGAGATGATCGTCAAGGTCAAGGAGCCGCAGCCTGCCGAGATTGCGCGCCTGCGACGCGGGCAGATCCTTTTCACCTACCTGCATCTGGCTCCCGATCCGCAGCAGACCAACGGGCTCCTCGAGGCCGGGGTCACCGGAATCGCCTACGAGACGATCGAGGAGCCCGACGGCTCGCTGCCGCTGCTCACCCCGATGAGCGAGGTGGCCGGCCGCATGTCGATCCAGGTGGGCACCCATTACCTGCAGCGCACGCGCGGCGGCGTCGGCATCCTGCTCGGCGGAGTGCCGGGCGTGCTCCCGGGTCAGGTGGTGATCATCGGGGGCGGCACGGTCGGGACGAATGCCGCCAAGCTGGCGCTGGGCCTCGGCGCCCGGGTCACGGTGCTGGAGCGCTCGGCGGCCCGCATGCGCTACCTCGACGACATCTTCGGCGGGCGGGTCGAGACGCTGATGAGCAATGCCTATTACCTGGCCGAGTCGGTGGCGCGGGCCGATCTGCTGGTGGGCGCGGTGCTCATCGCCGGGGCGGCCGCCCCGAAGCTGGTGCGCCGCAGCATGGTGTCGACCATGAAGAAGGGATCGGTCATCGTCGACGTGGCGGTGGACCAGGGAGGCTGCATCGAGACGACCCACGCCACGACGCACAGCCATCCGACCTTCGAGGTGGACGGCGTGGTCCACTACTGCGTCGCCAACATGCCGGGAGCCGTGCCCCGGACCTCGACCTACGCCCTCACCAACGTGACGATGCCCTACATCTATCGCATCGCCCAGGCGGGCCTGAAGGAGGCGCTGCGCCAGGATCGCGTCCTGGCCCTCGGGCTGAACACCTTCGACGGCAAGGTCGTGCATCCGGCCGTGGCCGCCTCTCAAAACCTGCCCCACGTGCCGATGGAAAAGGTCCTGGCGTGA
- a CDS encoding lipoate--protein ligase family protein, with amino-acid sequence MSRPAWRLLLDPPLDGFENMARDEAMLEWCRSSGAAFPPTLRIYGWSVPTLSLGRFQDALRSVDQGFCRDHGIPVVRRPTGGAAVLHDREMTYSLVGPTEADPFCGSILESYRRIASGIVRGLSLLGLQPDPPAPAHCAPPSVSPAQCFARAGSYEITFAGRKVVGSAQVRRKGASLQHGSLLLDANERLFDDATGGQREDRRGWTTLRELLGRRPDPEEAALAVARGLEETFSIRWSIGELTEGEQRLARRLRARKYLNAHWTVRGSSTLSRI; translated from the coding sequence GTGAGCCGGCCGGCCTGGCGCCTCCTGCTGGATCCTCCCCTCGACGGTTTCGAGAACATGGCGCGCGACGAAGCGATGCTGGAGTGGTGTCGCTCCTCCGGGGCCGCGTTCCCTCCCACCCTGCGCATCTACGGCTGGAGCGTGCCGACGCTGTCGCTCGGCCGCTTCCAGGACGCGCTGCGCTCCGTGGACCAGGGCTTCTGCCGCGACCACGGCATTCCCGTCGTCCGGCGTCCCACGGGCGGCGCGGCGGTGCTGCACGATCGCGAGATGACCTACAGCCTGGTGGGTCCCACGGAGGCCGATCCCTTCTGCGGATCGATTCTCGAATCGTACCGCCGCATCGCCTCGGGGATCGTGCGCGGCCTGTCGCTCCTCGGGCTGCAGCCCGATCCTCCGGCGCCGGCGCACTGCGCGCCGCCTTCCGTCTCGCCCGCGCAATGCTTCGCGCGTGCCGGAAGCTACGAGATCACTTTCGCGGGGCGCAAGGTGGTGGGTTCGGCGCAGGTGCGCCGCAAGGGCGCCTCGCTGCAGCACGGCTCCCTGCTGCTCGACGCCAACGAGCGCCTGTTCGACGACGCCACCGGGGGCCAGCGTGAGGACCGGCGCGGCTGGACGACGCTGCGGGAGCTGCTGGGCCGCCGCCCGGATCCGGAAGAGGCGGCGTTGGCGGTCGCGCGGGGGCTCGAGGAGACCTTCTCGATTCGCTGGTCGATCGGGGAGCTGACGGAAGGGGAGCAGAGGCTGGCACGGCGGTTGCGGGCCCGGAAATACCTGAACGCGCACTGGACGGTGCGCGGCAGCTCGACTCTCAGTCGTATTTGA
- a CDS encoding PBP1A family penicillin-binding protein, whose protein sequence is MLVLLGIAIVTGSIIGGLLTSDIPEVTRLEDWKPPVVSVLYAGDGTPTYQYGGEKRILVDFEQIPPQFLQAIVATEDSRFYHHFGVDPLGITRALWRDLVHARFKEGGSTLTQQLAKLLFLRPDKTLRRKAQEAILAMQIEKTYTKKEILVFYCNQIYLGHGRYGVETASQFYFGKPAREMTLAESALLAGLVQRPEAYTPLRNPDLAIRRRNHVLRRMVEEGYVKEAEAKVATAEPFHKIRPREESNLAPFFVEEVRRYLDRIYGEVTLYQEGLEVYTTLDPAMQRAANDAMSRGLRAVDKRQGFRPITSNILRDATATLESYKNPEWEHPPEKGDLVHGLVMRSDKKTATVRIGEFQGAVGMPEIQWTRASSVSAILHAGDVTLFEVKDVDRNAKHVRLALDQEPIVEGSLMAMDPGTGEVKALVGGYDFSRSQFDRVMQSYRQPGSAFKPFVYLAALDSQYTLADTLFDEPTVFLDGKTNVEYQPENYTRKYYGAMTLRTALEESRNIVSVKLLNQVGYRKTIDLAQRMGISSRLNPYPSLALGAAEVSLWDLVSAYSVFPNQGIRIEPHLLRKVVDRSGKVREETHPEVREVIKPDIAYLMAYALQGVTETGTGAAARVLNRPIAGKTGTTDDLADAWFVGFTPSLVVGVWVGFDQRKSLGVDETGAHVALPIWIDFLQNALKDQAVEKFPRPSNISFVPVDRRTGLKAGVDTHCQPIILEAFLRGTEPTAFCSEAQHEKITLPYYLQRYPFNRKNELRVDAEGLRRILDASDGDVSLDEEGRRLVLHRPEGDLAVPLDIGRRDLRDLLEEQGTTDEGSVTGGLLAATPRRTGVDGREATVVLIKYD, encoded by the coding sequence CGTGCTCCTGGGCATTGCCATCGTCACCGGCTCGATCATCGGCGGACTGCTGACTTCGGACATCCCGGAGGTCACCCGGCTGGAGGATTGGAAACCCCCCGTCGTCAGCGTCCTTTATGCCGGAGATGGGACCCCCACCTACCAGTACGGGGGGGAGAAGCGGATCTTGGTCGATTTCGAGCAGATCCCGCCGCAGTTCCTGCAGGCCATCGTGGCGACCGAGGATTCCCGCTTCTACCACCATTTCGGGGTCGATCCGCTGGGGATCACACGGGCGCTGTGGCGTGACCTGGTGCATGCGCGTTTCAAGGAGGGGGGAAGCACCCTGACCCAGCAGCTCGCCAAGCTCCTTTTTCTCCGACCCGACAAGACGCTGCGCCGCAAGGCCCAGGAAGCGATCCTGGCGATGCAGATCGAGAAAACCTACACGAAGAAAGAAATCCTGGTCTTCTACTGCAACCAGATCTATCTCGGCCACGGGCGCTATGGCGTTGAGACCGCCTCGCAGTTCTACTTCGGCAAGCCGGCCCGTGAGATGACGCTGGCGGAATCGGCGCTGCTGGCGGGCCTGGTGCAGCGCCCCGAGGCCTACACGCCGCTGCGCAATCCCGACCTCGCCATCCGGCGGAGGAACCATGTTCTCCGGCGCATGGTCGAGGAGGGGTACGTGAAGGAAGCCGAGGCGAAGGTGGCGACGGCGGAGCCGTTTCACAAGATCCGGCCGCGAGAGGAATCCAATCTGGCGCCTTTCTTCGTGGAGGAGGTGCGTCGCTACCTCGACCGGATCTACGGAGAGGTCACGCTCTACCAGGAGGGGCTGGAGGTCTACACGACTCTCGATCCCGCGATGCAGCGCGCCGCCAACGATGCCATGAGCCGCGGGCTGAGGGCGGTCGACAAGCGCCAGGGATTCAGGCCTATCACCAGCAATATCCTGCGCGACGCGACGGCAACCCTCGAGTCGTACAAGAACCCGGAGTGGGAGCACCCGCCGGAGAAGGGCGACCTCGTGCACGGCCTGGTGATGCGCTCCGATAAGAAGACCGCCACGGTGCGCATCGGGGAGTTCCAGGGCGCCGTCGGAATGCCGGAGATCCAGTGGACGCGTGCCTCCTCGGTCTCCGCCATCCTGCACGCCGGCGACGTCACGCTGTTCGAGGTCAAGGACGTCGATCGCAACGCCAAGCACGTCCGGCTCGCGCTGGACCAGGAGCCGATCGTCGAAGGCTCGCTGATGGCGATGGACCCCGGGACGGGCGAGGTGAAGGCCCTGGTGGGCGGCTACGATTTCTCGCGCTCGCAGTTCGATCGGGTCATGCAGTCGTACCGCCAGCCGGGCTCCGCATTCAAGCCGTTCGTCTACCTGGCGGCGCTCGATTCGCAGTACACGCTGGCCGACACCCTGTTCGACGAGCCGACGGTGTTCCTCGACGGCAAGACCAACGTCGAATACCAGCCCGAGAACTACACCCGCAAGTACTACGGCGCGATGACCCTGCGCACTGCGCTGGAGGAGAGCCGCAACATCGTCTCGGTGAAGCTCCTCAACCAGGTGGGCTACCGCAAGACGATCGACCTGGCGCAGCGCATGGGGATCAGCAGCCGCCTGAATCCCTACCCCTCGCTGGCGCTGGGAGCGGCGGAAGTCTCGCTGTGGGATCTCGTCTCGGCCTACTCGGTCTTTCCCAATCAGGGAATCCGGATCGAGCCGCACCTGCTGCGCAAGGTGGTGGATCGTTCAGGCAAGGTGCGCGAGGAGACGCATCCCGAAGTGCGCGAGGTGATCAAGCCCGACATCGCCTACCTGATGGCATACGCGCTGCAGGGGGTCACGGAGACGGGCACCGGGGCCGCGGCGCGCGTGCTGAACCGCCCCATCGCCGGGAAGACCGGCACGACCGACGATCTCGCCGATGCCTGGTTCGTCGGGTTCACCCCGAGCCTGGTGGTGGGGGTCTGGGTGGGCTTCGATCAGAGGAAGAGCCTCGGGGTCGACGAGACCGGGGCGCACGTGGCGCTGCCGATCTGGATCGACTTCCTGCAGAACGCGCTCAAGGATCAGGCGGTGGAGAAGTTCCCTCGTCCCTCCAACATCAGCTTCGTGCCCGTGGATCGGCGCACCGGATTGAAGGCCGGGGTGGACACGCACTGCCAGCCGATCATCCTGGAGGCGTTCCTGCGCGGCACCGAGCCGACCGCCTTCTGCTCCGAGGCGCAGCACGAGAAGATCACGCTTCCCTATTACCTGCAGCGCTACCCTTTCAACCGCAAGAACGAGCTGAGGGTAGATGCCGAAGGGCTGCGACGGATCCTGGATGCCTCGGATGGGGACGTGTCGCTGGACGAGGAAGGACGACGCCTTGTGCTGCACCGTCCGGAAGGAGACCTGGCGGTGCCTCTCGATATCGGGCGGCGCGATCTACGCGACCTGCTGGAAGAGCAGGGAACCACCGACGAAGGGTCGGTCACGGGCGGCCTGCTCGCGGCGACTCCGCGCCGTACCGGCGTCGACGGCCGGGAGGCGACGGTGGTCCTGATCAAATACGACTGA